In Rutidosis leptorrhynchoides isolate AG116_Rl617_1_P2 chromosome 2, CSIRO_AGI_Rlap_v1, whole genome shotgun sequence, one genomic interval encodes:
- the LOC139893260 gene encoding 1-aminocyclopropane-1-carboxylate oxidase homolog 1-like: MGLMSTTSKFEPDYDRKAELKSFDETKTGVKGLVDSGITHIPRIFHRPPSPENTIIEPSHSIPNLATIDMQGIDKDLIKRKEVIKNIKDAFESWGMFQIVNHGISNTILDEIINGVKRFHDQDTDVKKHWYIRDNSVEQRRVVYNSSFDLYTAPVANWRDTFIVTMAPNPPQPHELPPICRDILIEYSKQVLKLGERVLQLVSEGLGLDVDHLTKMGCAEGVLLVGHYYPPCPQPELAIGTPNHKDHGFITILLQDHIGGLQVFFQNQWIDVPPIPGALVVNAGDLLQLITNGKFVSAKHKVVAKNIGPRISVASSFSTGLLPSSKVFEPIKELLSEDNGAKYRCATAKELMCHYRGKGPDGKFALSLYEI; this comes from the exons ATGGGTCTCATGAGTACCACATCTAAATTCGAACCGGATTACGACCGGAAAGCAGAGCTCAAATCATTTGACGAAACAAAAACCGGAGTCAAAGGACTTGTGGACTCCGGTATCACACATATCCCTCGTATATTCCACCGCCCACCTTCACCTGAAAATACCATTATCGAACCGTCACATTCGATACCAAATCTTGCCACCATTGACATGCAGGGAATCGACAAAGATCTGATCAAGCGAAAAGAGGTGATCAAGAATATAAAGGATGCGTTTGAGAGTTGGGGCATGTTTCAGATTGTGAATCATGGAATTTCAAATACCATTTTGGATGAGATAATTAATGGGGTGAAAAGATTTCATGATCAAGATACTGATGTGAAGAAACATTGGTATATAAGAGACAATAGTGTCGAACAACGTAGGGTCGTGTATAACAGCAGTTTCGACTTGTATACTGCACCGGTGGCTAACTGGAGGGACACTTTCATTGTCACCATGGCTCCTAACCCACCTCAACCACATGAGTTACCACCAATTTGCAG GGATATTTTGATAGAGTATTCGAAGCAAGTATTGAAACTTGGAGAGCGAGTGTTACAATTAGTATCAGAAGGTCTTGGACTCGATGTTGATCATCTAACGAAGATGGGGTGCGCTGAAGGTGTTTTGCTTGTGGGTCATTATTATCCACCATGCCCGCAACCTGAATTAGCAATTGGTACCCCTAACCACAAAGACCATGGTTTCATCACGATTCTTCTACAAGACCATATCGGTGGATTACAAGTATTTTTTCAGAACCAATGGATCGATGTTCCTCCGATCCCAGGAGCTCTTGTAGTCAATGCCGGAGATCTACTACAG TTGATAACAAATGGCAAATTTGTGAGTGCGAAACACAAAGTGGTGGCGAAGAACATTGGTCCAAGAATATCAGTGGCGTCATCCTTTTCGACAGGTCTACTTCCTTCATCAAAAGTGTTTGAACCGATTAAGGAATTGCTTTCGGAAGATAATGGAGCCAAGTATAGATGTGCGACAGCGAAAGAATTAATGTGTCACTACAGGGGAAAGGGACCTGATGGCAAGTTCGCTCTTTCGCTATATGAAATCTAG